GGACGACCCGGCGCCCCTCGCCCGGGCGGAGGCGTACCTGCGCTCGTACCGCAAGTGCTACGAGGACCTGCCGCGGCTGCTGACCGCCCAGGTGCTGCGGGAGCTGGCCGACGCGCCGCCGCCGACCCGGTTCGTGGCCCCGTACCTGCGGCCCGGGCCGATGCGGACGCTGCTCAACCAGCTGCTGCACTGCAACCTGCGGACCAAGGGCGCGCACCACATCCTCACCAAGGTGGAGCGGCTGACCGCCGCCCGCGGGCTCCAGGGACGCTCACCGCTGTTCGACCGGCGGGTGGTGGACCACGCCTTCGCCACCCCGCCGCGCTGGAAGCTCAACGGCACGGCCGAGAAGTGGGTGCTGAAGGAGGCGGTACGGGACCTGCTGCCGGCCACCGTGATCGACCGGCCCAAGAGCGGGATGCGGGTGCCGGTGCAGCGCTGGCTGAGCGGCCCGCTGCGGGAGCTGTCCGGGGACCTTCTGCTCGGGCCGCGGGCCCGGCAGCGGGGGCTGTTCCGGGAGGACACCGTCCGCACCTGGATGCGCGGGGACGGCCTGCTGCTGCCCCGGCAGGGCGGCAAGCTGTGGCTGCTGCTCACCCTGGAGCTGTGGCTGCGGGCGTACGACCTGTGAGCGGCGACGTGTGTGGCGACGTGCGTGGGGAGGGGCACCCGATGGAGCTGATCGATCCGCGGACCGGCCGGGTGCGCGGCACCCTCGACCCGGCGCGCGCCGAAGGGGTGGCCACCGCCGTCCGGACGGCCCGGACCGCCCTGCCGGCCTGGCGCGGCCTCACCCCGCGCGAGCGGGAACGCCGCCTGCTGGCCCTGGCCGGCCTGCTGGAGGCGCACGCCGGCGAATACCGGGAACGGGAGCGGGCCGGCACCGGCAAGCCCGCTGCCGAGGCGGAGGCCGAGGTGCGGGAGGCCGCCGACCAGTTCCGCTTCCACGCCGGGGCCGCGCGGGCGCAGACGGCCCCCGCCGCCGGCGGCTACCTGGCCGGACACCGCAGCTGGGTGGGCTGGGAGCCGGTGGGCGTGGTCGGCGCGATCGTGCCCTGGAACTACCCGCTGCTGATGGCCGCCTGGCGCTGCGCCCCGGCCCTGGCCGCCGGGAACACGGTGGTCCTCAAACCGGCCGGGACCACCCCGGACTCGGCGCTGCTGCTCGCCGAGCACGCCGACCGGGCACTCGGCGCGGGCGTCCTGACCGCGCTGGCCGGCGACCGGGAGACCGGGCGGCTGCTGGTGTCCGCGGAGGCGGACATGATCGCCTTCACCGGCAGCACCACCGCCGGCGCGGAGATCGCCGCCCGGGCCGGCGGGCGCCGGGTCAGCCTGGAACTGGGCGGCAACAGCCCGGTCCTGGTGCTCCCCGACGCCCCCGACCGGACCTTCGCCGACCTGGCCGCCGCCTGCACCTACAACGCCGGCCAGAGCTGCGCCGCCCCCGCCCGGGTGATCGCCCTCGCCGCCGACCACGACCGGGTGGTGGCGGCGCTCACCGCCGCGATGGCCGCCCGCCGCGCCGGCCGCGACTTCGGCCCGCTCAACAACGCCGACCAGGCGGCCCGTCACGACCGGATCCTGGCCGCCTCCGCCGCCCGGTACGCGGTGGCGGCGCCGGGCCGCGGCGACGGGCTGTGGCGGCCGGCCCGGGTGCTGGCCGACCTGCCCGAGGACGATCCGGCGGTGGTGGAGGAGGTGTTCGGCCCCGTGCTGACCGTCCAGCGGGCCGACGGGCCCGACCACGCGGTGGCGCTGGCCAACGCGGTGCCGCAGGCGCTGGCCGCGAGCGTCTGGACCGCCGATCTCTCCGCCGGCCTGGACCTGGCGGCCCGGATCGACGCCGGCGAGGTCTGGCTCAACTGCCACCTCGCGCAGTCCGCCGAGCTGCCCCACGGCGGCCGCGGCGCCTCCGGCCACGGCACGGACCTGAGCCTGCTCGCGCTGCAGGAGTACCAGCGGCCGAAGACGGTCACCGCGCGGCTGTGACCTGGGCGGCCGACCTGAGAGTGAGCGGTCCGCCCAAGTGAGCGGTCCGCGGCGCCCGTCCGCTCACTGGGCCCGCCCCGCGGGTACGCGTCCCGCATGGAGATCCGCCCCATGCTCGCCACCGCCACCACCCGCCGTTCCTTCGACCCGCGCTGGGTGCTGGAGCGCAAGCTGGACGGCATCCGCGCGGTGGCCGAGCGGTCCGGCCCGCGGGTACGGCTGTGGTCGCGGACCGGCAAGCGTCTGGAGGACGGCTACCCGGAGCTGGTGGCGGCCCTGGCCGCGCAGCCCGTCCCGGAGTTCACCGTGGACGGCGAGATCGTGGCGCTGGACGGGCGCGGGGTGCCCAGCTTTGCCCTGCTGCAGCAGCGGATGGGGCTGCACGATCCCCGGCGGGCGGTGGCAACCGGGGTGACGGTGACGTACTTCCTGTTCGACGTGGTGGCGCTGATGGGCCATGACACCACCGGCCTGCCGCTCACCGACCGCAAGGAGCTGCTGCGGGAGGCGGTGACCTTCGGCGACCCGCTGCGGTACACCGACCACGAGACCGCCGACGGTCCGGTGCCGCTGGCGGAGGTGTGCGCGGCGGGCTGGGAGGGGCTGATCGCCAAGCGGGCGGACAGCCGGTACGTGCCGCGCCGCTCCTCGGACTGGCTGAAGCTCAAGTGCGAGGCCGGCCAGGAGCTGGTGGTCGGCGGCTTCACCGAGCCCTCCGGCAGCCGGGTGGGCTTCGGCGCGCTGCTGGTCGGCTACCGGGAGGCCGGCCGGCTGCGGTACGCGGGCAAGGTGGGCACCGGCTTCGACACCCGGACGCTGCTGGCCCTGCGGGAGGTGCTGGACGCGCTGGAGCGGCCCGACAGCCCGTTCGACGAGCCGGTGCCGGAGCGGCGGCCGCACTGGGTGGAGCCCCGGCTGGTGGCCCAGGTGGGCTTCACCGAGTGGACCCGGGACGGCCGGCTGCGGGCGCCGCGGTTCCTGGGACTGCGCCAGGACCGGCCGGCCGGGGAGGTGGTGCGGGAGTACCCGTCCGAGTGACCGTGCGGGCAGAGTCCGGGGCGGTGTCCCGGGTCACCGTCCGGGTCGGTGTCCGGGGTGCCGTCCGGGTCGGTGTCCGGGGTGCCGTCCGGGGCGCCGTCGCACACCCGTCCGATGGCGCCCGGGGTGCAGGGCCGGCGCCCTCGGCCTAGGTTTCGGCACGGGGGCGGTCCAAGGAGAGGTGAAGCAGCGTCATGGCTGGAAAGTTCGAGCTGTACGTCGACGAGTCGGGCAACCACCGCTTCCGCCTGAAGGCGGCCAACGGGGCGGTCGTGGTGACCGGCGACCCCGAGGAGTCGCGGGAGCAGTGCCTGCGGAGCATCGAGTCCATCCGCAAGCTGGCGCCCTACGCGCCGCTGCAGGAGAGCGCCGCAGGTCAGGGCTAGAGCGCGGCAGGTCAGGGCTGAGATCCCGGCCCCGGGCCGGTCACCCGTCGATCGGGTGACCGGCCCGGTGGTGTGTCACGGTCCGGTCATTCCCTAGGCTGTGGGGCACCATTCCGACGTTCTAGGGGAGTTCACGCCATGGGGGATTACTTCCGGGTCGAGGTGAACGAGCTGGATCGGCTGCTCAAGCAGCTGAAGCAGAGCCAGGAGGACATGCGGGACGCACTCACGGCGATGCGCGACACCGGCCCGAAGACCACGGGGAGCAAGGCCCTGGACCGAGCCTGCGATGATTTCGACGACAGCTGGCAGGACGCCATCACCAAGATCGCACAGGGGACCGAGGCGATCGAGGGCAAGCTGGAGGAGACCCGCAAGGGCTATATGGAGACCGAAGAGGCCGTGCGCGACGCGATGACCAAGGGGGCGGCCGCGTGAGCAGCAAGAACGACTACCCCACGCTCGGCTTCGACCCGGCCCCGGGTGACCCGGGCAACGTCGACGGCCTGGTGCAGAAGCTCAACAAGGCGGCCGGCGCGATGGAGAGCGCCCACCGCACCCTGACCGCCATCGGCCAGGGCGGCAGCGCCTGGGAGGGCGACGCGGCCAAGGGCTTCTCCAGCAAGATCGGCGAGCTGCCGAAGAACATGGCCGACAGCGTCGACGCCATGAAGGCCGCCTCCGGTCAGCTCAGCAGCTGGAGCCAGACCCTGGTCTCGTACCAGAACACCGCCAAGCGGTACGAGGCCGAGGCCGCCGACGCCAAGCGCCGGAAGGACGCCGCCGAGGACCACGTCGGACGGGCCGCCAACCACTACAACAGCGCCTCCGAGAACCCGGCGTTCAGCCTGCTCGGCCAGCGGTTCAACGACGACGCGTCACTGGCCAGCGCCCAGCAGCGGATCAACGCGGCGCAGGCCGAGCTGAACGCCGCCGGGAACGAGCTGGACATCGCCAAGCGCGAGCTCTCCTCGATCGAGGACGAGCTGGAGGCGATCGTCAAGCAGGCCAAGGAGCTGCTGGAGCACCACCAGGACGACGCCGACAAGACCGCCAAGGCCCTACGCAAGGCCAACCAGAACGCGCCGCACATCAGCGTCTGGGAGAAGATCGGCAACGGCTTCAAGAGCATCGGCAGCAAGATCAAGGCCTGGGCGACCAAGCACGCCGACCTGCTGAAGAAGATCGGCGACATCGCCGGCGGCGTCTCGGCGGTGCTGGGCATCGCGGCGCTGGCCACCATGTGGTGCCCGCCGCTGGCCGCCGCTCTCGGCGCGGCCTCGGCCGGTGCCTCGGCGGTCGCGCTCGGCGCCCACGGACTGGCCAAGCTCGGCGGCGCCAACGTCAGTTGGACGACCATCGCGCTGGACGGTGTCGGCGCCTTCCCATTCATCGGAACCGCCGCCAAGGCCGGCAAGGGCGTCGCCATGGGCGCCAAGGCCCTGGCCACCGAGCGCTCGGTCGCCGCCGCCGGATCACATCTCCGCGGGGCAGGGAAGGAGATCGCCGAGAAGTTCATGGAGGGCGGTTTCGCGCATAAGTACGCGATCGAGCCGCTCCTCACCAAGACTCCGCTCAAGAAGCTGCCCGGCATCGCGAACGAGTTCAGCATCGCGACGCGCGAAGCGGTGGGCTGGGCCGCCCCGGCCACCTCCTGGTGGTCGCGCGGCACCCAGATCGGCATGAAGGCTGGCGGGCTCGTCATGAACGCGCCCAACCTCTACCACCAGGTGACAGGATCGTGACGATGGAACAGACCGACACCGCCGAGGCAGTGCCGGACGACGGGCTGGACATCCGCTGGGAGATCCCGGTCCAGTTCCACTCCCTCGGGGTCGAACTCCCGGAGGACCAGCGCGAGGCGCACCTCGCCGAGGTCTCCGCGGAGATCTGGTCGGGCGGCACCGAGTTCCAGCGGACCACCGTGGCCGGCTGGTACGGCGAGATCGCCGCCTCCGCCGCCGAGGACGGCGCGATCTACTCGGGCCTCTACCTGGGCGGTACCGAGGACGACCGGATCACCATCGCCACCCTGGTCATCCAGGCCGACCAGGCCGACACCGAGGACGCGGAGACCGCTGCTGCGGCGATGCAGGACATGCTGTCCCTCGACCCGGCAAACGAGGTCTTCCGCACGGAGGCCCCGGTCGGCCCGGTCGTCGTGGTCATCTCCGGCGTCATCGCGGAGTTCCCCGACCAGGGTGAGGGACCCGCGAAGCTGGAGCTGGCCCAGGTCACGGCGTACATCCCGGTGGCCGGGGCGGGCACCTTGGTGACGATGCAGCTCAGCACGCCCTCGTTGCCCGATTTCCCGGAGTACGTCGGCATCCTGGCGGGCATCGTCGAGACGGTGGTGTACGACCGGCCCGGGGCACCCACAGCGGCCATCCCGGACCAGCAGACCGTCGCGAGAATCACGGAGGCGTTCGGATGAGCATCTCGTACACCCCCGCGCCGCCCGGAGTGAAAACGGGCCCCCTGCGCAAGCGGTGGGCCGTCAGTCTGTGGCTGCAGTTCACGCTGCAGTGGATCTGGCTGCTGCCGCACGCCTTCTACAAGATGGAGGACGGCGGCTTTTTCGACCAGGGCACGGCCGAGAAGGGCATGTCCGCCATCGTGCTGACGCCCAGCCGGTACCGGCTGGAACGCCGCGGGACCCAGCAGGAGTGGGAGGCCTGGGCGGACCGGGCGATCGCCCGGGGCATCGAGAGGGGCCTGAAGCTCGCCGAGAAGCATCGGGACTGGAACGAGAGCGGCAAGTACCGCTACAAGTACAAGGACACCGCTCCCACGACCTACATCAAGCGGCGCTACTACCGCGGCATCGGCGTCGACGGTGTCGCCGCCCTCGCGGCGCGGCGCGGCTGGGACGTGGACTGGAGCAGGACCCAGTACGACTCCGCGGTCCACCTGGTCCTGCGGCAGCCCCAGGGCTCCTGACACTCGCTGTGGACACGACGGGCCCTCCCCCTGTGCAGGGGGAGGGCCCGTCGGCCGTTCCCGGCCGGAACCCAGGCGAACTCAGCCGGGGACCGGGGCGAACTCAGCCGACGGTCACGCCGTAGGCGGCGAGTGCCTCGGTCACCGGCTGGAAGTACGTGGTGCCGCCGACCGTGCAGTCGCCGCTGCCGCCGGAGGTGAGGCCGTGGGCGGTGTTCCCGGAGAACAGCGGGCCGCCGCTGTCGCCGGGCTCGGCGCACACGCTGGTCTTGATCAGGCCGCGGACCGTGCCCTCCGCGTAGTTGACGGTGGCGTTCAGGGCGGTGACCTTGCCGCTGTGGACGCCGGTGGTGGAGCCGCTGCGGGAGACGCTCAGGCCGACCGCGGGCGTGCTCGCGCCGGTGATCGACCGGGTGGTGGCGTTGTAGAGGTCCACCGCCGAGGGCGGGGTGCTGCCGTTGGTGTAGCCGACCAGGGCGAAGTCGTCCCCGGGGAAGCGGGCGTTGGCGGTGTTGCCGAGCTTGACGGTCTGGCCGCGGTCGGAGTACCAGGTCGGGACGGCCGCGCCGCAGTGGCCCGCGGTCAGGAAGTACTGCGTGCTGCCCTGGTGCACGTTGAAGCCGAGCGAGCAGCGGTACCCGCTGCCGTAGATCGCGTCACCTCCGGCCAGCTTGGTGGTGAGCCGGCCGAGCATCGGCTCGACCCGGACGACGGCGCCCAGGCTCGCGGCGGCCATCCGCACCTTCTCCAGGCCGGCCCCGGTCACGGAGGAGTCGGTGGACAGGACCACCTGGTTGGTGACCGGGTCCACCGCCCAGGCGGTGCCGGGGACGGCCGCCGAGCGGTCCAGTTCGGCGGTGGCCGCGGTCAGCTGGGCGCCGCTGTGCGGGACCATCCGCGCGACGGCGCCGGCCGCCTTCACCTGGTCCGCGGCCTGCCGGTCGGTGACGGTGACCACCAGCCGGCCCGCCGCGTCCAGGTAGGAGCCCGCGGTGCGGTCCTGGCCGAGGTCCTGCTCCAGGCCGGCGGCCAGGGCCTGGGCCTGTTCGGGCTCGATGACCGGTACGGGGAGGGTCGGGCTGGCGGCGGCGTCGCCGGCGGTGCCGACGGACACCGCCAGGGCCGTCGCGGTGAGCACGGAGGCGGCG
The window above is part of the Kitasatospora sp. HUAS MG31 genome. Proteins encoded here:
- a CDS encoding aldehyde dehydrogenase family protein translates to MELIDPRTGRVRGTLDPARAEGVATAVRTARTALPAWRGLTPRERERRLLALAGLLEAHAGEYRERERAGTGKPAAEAEAEVREAADQFRFHAGAARAQTAPAAGGYLAGHRSWVGWEPVGVVGAIVPWNYPLLMAAWRCAPALAAGNTVVLKPAGTTPDSALLLAEHADRALGAGVLTALAGDRETGRLLVSAEADMIAFTGSTTAGAEIAARAGGRRVSLELGGNSPVLVLPDAPDRTFADLAAACTYNAGQSCAAPARVIALAADHDRVVAALTAAMAARRAGRDFGPLNNADQAARHDRILAASAARYAVAAPGRGDGLWRPARVLADLPEDDPAVVEEVFGPVLTVQRADGPDHAVALANAVPQALAASVWTADLSAGLDLAARIDAGEVWLNCHLAQSAELPHGGRGASGHGTDLSLLALQEYQRPKTVTARL
- the ligD gene encoding non-homologous end-joining DNA ligase, which produces MEIRPMLATATTRRSFDPRWVLERKLDGIRAVAERSGPRVRLWSRTGKRLEDGYPELVAALAAQPVPEFTVDGEIVALDGRGVPSFALLQQRMGLHDPRRAVATGVTVTYFLFDVVALMGHDTTGLPLTDRKELLREAVTFGDPLRYTDHETADGPVPLAEVCAAGWEGLIAKRADSRYVPRRSSDWLKLKCEAGQELVVGGFTEPSGSRVGFGALLVGYREAGRLRYAGKVGTGFDTRTLLALREVLDALERPDSPFDEPVPERRPHWVEPRLVAQVGFTEWTRDGRLRAPRFLGLRQDRPAGEVVREYPSE
- a CDS encoding YegP family protein yields the protein MAGKFELYVDESGNHRFRLKAANGAVVVTGDPEESREQCLRSIESIRKLAPYAPLQESAAGQG
- a CDS encoding putative T7SS-secreted protein produces the protein MSSKNDYPTLGFDPAPGDPGNVDGLVQKLNKAAGAMESAHRTLTAIGQGGSAWEGDAAKGFSSKIGELPKNMADSVDAMKAASGQLSSWSQTLVSYQNTAKRYEAEAADAKRRKDAAEDHVGRAANHYNSASENPAFSLLGQRFNDDASLASAQQRINAAQAELNAAGNELDIAKRELSSIEDELEAIVKQAKELLEHHQDDADKTAKALRKANQNAPHISVWEKIGNGFKSIGSKIKAWATKHADLLKKIGDIAGGVSAVLGIAALATMWCPPLAAALGAASAGASAVALGAHGLAKLGGANVSWTTIALDGVGAFPFIGTAAKAGKGVAMGAKALATERSVAAAGSHLRGAGKEIAEKFMEGGFAHKYAIEPLLTKTPLKKLPGIANEFSIATREAVGWAAPATSWWSRGTQIGMKAGGLVMNAPNLYHQVTGS
- a CDS encoding S1 family peptidase, which codes for MTALRTGRRAALLAASVLTATALAVSVGTAGDAAASPTLPVPVIEPEQAQALAAGLEQDLGQDRTAGSYLDAAGRLVVTVTDRQAADQVKAAGAVARMVPHSGAQLTAATAELDRSAAVPGTAWAVDPVTNQVVLSTDSSVTGAGLEKVRMAAASLGAVVRVEPMLGRLTTKLAGGDAIYGSGYRCSLGFNVHQGSTQYFLTAGHCGAAVPTWYSDRGQTVKLGNTANARFPGDDFALVGYTNGSTPPSAVDLYNATTRSITGASTPAVGLSVSRSGSTTGVHSGKVTALNATVNYAEGTVRGLIKTSVCAEPGDSGGPLFSGNTAHGLTSGGSGDCTVGGTTYFQPVTEALAAYGVTVG